The following proteins come from a genomic window of Aquimarina sp. MAR_2010_214:
- a CDS encoding CoA-binding protein: MTKKTLVLGASLKTNRYSNIAIHKLVTHGHEVAAVGLRKGEVAGITIETAVNDDENIDTITLYLNPLRQQPYYDAIIYLNPRRIIFNPGTENPEFYQKLIEAKIEVEVACTLVLLSTNQY, encoded by the coding sequence ATGACCAAAAAGACATTAGTTCTGGGAGCATCATTAAAGACAAATAGATATTCAAACATTGCTATTCATAAACTAGTGACTCATGGTCATGAGGTTGCTGCTGTTGGATTAAGAAAAGGAGAGGTAGCAGGAATAACAATTGAGACAGCTGTAAATGATGATGAAAATATAGATACGATCACTTTATACTTAAATCCTCTTAGGCAACAGCCTTATTATGATGCTATTATATACTTAAACCCCAGAAGAATAATTTTTAACCCAGGAACAGAAAATCCTGAGTTTTACCAAAAACTCATAGAGGCAAAAATAGAGGTCGAGGTTGCCTGTACGTTGGTATTACTTTCTACGAATCAGTATTAA
- a CDS encoding sodium:solute symporter: MQPLHILLLIAAYFGILLLISYLTGKNSGNDAFFKANRQSPWYIVAFGMIGASLSGVTFISVPGWIEASQFSYMQVVLGYILGYTVIGTVLLPLYYKLNLTSIYTYLDERFGNYSYKTGASFFLLSRVVGASFRLFLVANVLQSILFDALGVPFWVTVIITILLIWLYTFKSGIKTIVWTDTLQTLFMLIAVGVAIYYVSDDLGIQGSNLLGYVLESDLSRIFFFDDFKSANYFWKQFLSGAFIAIVMTGLDQDMMQKNLTCRSLKDAQKNMFWFTIVLTIVNFIFLGLGLLLTQYASQNGIDAHKDQLFPVIATQSGLGFGIAIFFVLGLIAAAYSSADSALTSLTTSFSIDILDIEKKYNPIDQVKIRKRIHILFSFILVLVIIAFKYIIKDESVITKLFVFAGYTYGPLLGLYAFGLFTKLKIKDSLVPIIAILSPVLSYIISENSDIWFGFKFGFFILILNGFLTFLGLLLSSVLILIRRK, from the coding sequence ATGCAACCATTACATATTCTGCTTCTTATTGCAGCTTATTTTGGGATTCTTCTTCTCATTTCTTATCTCACAGGAAAAAACTCAGGAAATGACGCTTTTTTTAAAGCTAATAGGCAATCACCGTGGTATATTGTAGCCTTTGGGATGATTGGAGCATCACTTAGTGGTGTAACTTTTATCTCTGTCCCCGGATGGATTGAAGCCTCACAATTTAGTTACATGCAGGTGGTATTAGGGTATATTTTGGGATATACTGTTATTGGAACAGTACTACTTCCTCTCTATTACAAACTTAATCTAACTTCAATTTACACTTATCTGGATGAACGCTTTGGTAATTACTCGTATAAAACCGGAGCTTCTTTTTTCTTACTATCACGAGTAGTAGGAGCAAGTTTTAGATTGTTTTTGGTTGCTAATGTGTTACAATCTATTCTTTTTGATGCTTTAGGAGTTCCTTTCTGGGTTACTGTTATTATAACTATATTATTAATCTGGTTATACACCTTTAAATCTGGAATTAAAACGATTGTATGGACTGATACTTTGCAAACATTATTCATGCTTATTGCTGTTGGTGTAGCAATATATTATGTATCTGACGATTTAGGGATTCAAGGGTCAAATTTACTGGGTTATGTATTAGAAAGTGATCTTTCGAGAATATTCTTTTTTGATGATTTTAAAAGTGCCAATTATTTTTGGAAACAATTTTTATCTGGTGCATTTATTGCAATTGTTATGACAGGTTTAGATCAGGACATGATGCAAAAAAATCTCACTTGCCGAAGTTTAAAAGATGCTCAAAAAAACATGTTTTGGTTTACCATTGTATTAACTATTGTAAACTTCATATTTTTAGGCCTTGGATTATTACTTACTCAATATGCATCCCAAAATGGAATTGATGCTCATAAAGATCAACTTTTTCCTGTAATTGCTACGCAAAGCGGGTTAGGTTTTGGTATCGCTATCTTTTTTGTCCTCGGTCTTATCGCCGCAGCATATAGTAGTGCAGATAGTGCATTGACCTCATTAACCACATCATTTAGTATAGACATACTCGATATTGAAAAGAAATACAATCCGATAGACCAGGTTAAAATCAGAAAAAGAATTCATATTCTATTTTCTTTCATACTGGTATTGGTTATTATTGCTTTTAAGTACATTATAAAGGACGAAAGTGTAATTACTAAGCTATTTGTCTTTGCAGGATATACATATGGTCCCTTATTAGGGTTATATGCATTTGGATTATTCACCAAACTAAAAATAAAAGATAGTTTAGTGCCAATTATAGCGATCTTATCTCCCGTTTTATCTTATATCATTAGCGAAAATAGTGATATATGGTTTGGTTTCAAATTTGGCTTCTTTATCTTAATTCTTAATGGATTTTTAACTTTTTTAGGATTATTATTGTCTTCTGTTTTAATACTGATTCGTAGAAAGTAA